In uncultured Cohaesibacter sp., a genomic segment contains:
- a CDS encoding PleD family two-component system response regulator has product MSARVLVVDDIPANVKLLEARLSAEYFDVLCAYSGPEALEILTGNTVDIVLLDVMMPQMDGFEVCRRIKANPQTMHIPVIMVTALDQIKDRVTGLEAGADDFLTKPVNDLALIARVKNLVRVKTMTDELRSRANTTEQMGFDSGDLMKQLKGHEGGRILLVDDARSSADRIRKQLMGRFDLYLENDSTAAMKLCSDQEFDCLLINLDMRTFDPLRLCAQLRSLEAARLVPILVLAQESDQKRIMRAFELGVNDYICQPIDRNELLARLHTQVLRKRYDDALRDSIQHTMELAIMDGLTKLYNRRYMTTHLSSLLASAREKEKPLSVLLMDIDFFKSVNDTHGHDAGDEVLEEFSQRMRKNTRGIDLVCRYGGEEFVVIMPDTDHSLAMVVAERIRKKVSEKPFIIHKGRQMIDVTVSIGLASSCRGEEQQDELLKRADDALYQAKHEGRNRVVVAQIKAS; this is encoded by the coding sequence ATGTCCGCCCGCGTTCTTGTCGTTGATGACATTCCTGCCAATGTCAAGCTGCTTGAAGCTCGTCTGTCCGCCGAATATTTCGATGTGCTTTGTGCCTATAGCGGCCCGGAGGCGCTGGAAATCCTGACGGGGAATACCGTTGATATCGTTCTGCTTGATGTGATGATGCCGCAGATGGATGGCTTTGAAGTCTGCCGCCGGATCAAGGCCAATCCCCAGACGATGCATATTCCGGTGATCATGGTCACCGCGCTTGATCAGATCAAGGATCGGGTGACCGGGCTGGAAGCGGGAGCGGATGATTTTCTCACCAAGCCGGTCAATGATCTGGCGCTGATCGCCCGGGTCAAGAATCTGGTCCGCGTCAAGACGATGACCGATGAGCTGCGTTCGCGCGCCAATACCACCGAGCAAATGGGCTTTGACAGTGGCGATCTGATGAAGCAGTTGAAGGGTCATGAAGGTGGCCGAATCCTGCTGGTGGATGACGCCCGCTCCAGCGCAGACCGGATCCGCAAGCAATTGATGGGGCGGTTTGACCTGTATCTCGAAAATGATTCCACGGCAGCGATGAAGCTCTGCTCGGATCAGGAATTCGACTGCCTGCTGATCAATCTTGACATGAGAACCTTTGATCCTCTGCGCCTTTGCGCCCAGCTGCGCTCGCTGGAAGCTGCGCGTCTCGTGCCGATTTTGGTGTTGGCGCAAGAGTCAGACCAAAAGCGTATCATGCGTGCCTTCGAGCTTGGCGTGAATGACTATATCTGCCAGCCGATCGACCGCAACGAATTGCTGGCCCGCCTGCATACGCAAGTGTTGCGCAAGCGATATGATGATGCATTGCGCGACTCCATCCAGCATACGATGGAACTGGCCATCATGGATGGGCTGACCAAGCTCTATAATCGCCGCTATATGACGACGCATCTGAGTTCTCTGCTTGCATCAGCACGTGAGAAAGAGAAGCCGCTTTCGGTTCTGTTGATGGATATCGATTTCTTTAAATCGGTCAATGACACCCACGGCCATGATGCGGGCGATGAGGTGTTGGAGGAATTCTCCCAGCGCATGCGCAAGAATACCAGAGGGATCGATCTGGTCTGTCGCTATGGCGGGGAGGAGTTTGTCGTCATCATGCCAGACACCGATCATTCGCTGGCTATGGTTGTTGCCGAGCGCATTCGCAAGAAGGTATCCGAGAAGCCCTTTATCATTCACAAGGGCAGACAGATGATTGATGTGACCGTGTCGATCGGTCTGGCATCGAGCTGTCGCGGAGAAGAGCAGCAGGACGAATTGCTCAAGCGGGCTGACGATGCCCTTTATCAGGCCAAGCATGAAGGGCGCAACCGCGTTGTCGTTGCTCAAATCAAGGCTTCATAG
- a CDS encoding response regulator produces the protein MAKKILIVEDNELNMKLFLDLLEAYGYETVGTRNGLDALKLAREHMPDLILMDIQLPEVSGLEVTKWLKEDDDLRPIPVVAVTAFAMKGDEERIRQGGCEAYLSKPISVAKFIETVRTYAGDA, from the coding sequence ATGGCCAAGAAGATTCTCATCGTCGAAGACAATGAACTGAACATGAAATTGTTTCTCGACCTGCTGGAAGCCTATGGTTACGAGACGGTGGGGACGCGCAACGGGCTGGATGCCCTGAAACTCGCCAGAGAGCATATGCCGGACCTGATCCTGATGGATATCCAGTTGCCCGAAGTATCGGGACTGGAAGTTACCAAGTGGCTGAAGGAAGACGATGATCTCAGACCCATTCCCGTTGTGGCCGTAACGGCCTTTGCAATGAAGGGGGATGAGGAACGGATCCGTCAGGGCGGATGTGAAGCCTATTTGTCAAAACCTATTTCTGTGGCGAAATTCATTGAGACTGTGCGCACCTACGCTGGTGATGCTTAG
- a CDS encoding DUF3572 domain-containing protein has translation MQKKQSGLTMEAAEAIGIQALVFLSSDSELLGRFLALSGLDPSAIRDVASEPSFLAAVLDFLLSDDSLILTFANNNALAPEEVVTAKFRLDPMSMATTGSL, from the coding sequence ATGCAAAAAAAACAATCTGGTCTCACCATGGAAGCAGCAGAGGCCATCGGCATTCAGGCTCTTGTTTTTTTATCAAGCGATTCCGAGCTTTTAGGACGCTTTCTGGCCCTCTCCGGGCTTGACCCAAGCGCCATCCGCGATGTCGCATCCGAGCCAAGCTTTCTGGCAGCCGTGCTGGACTTCCTGCTCTCGGACGATTCGCTGATCCTGACATTCGCCAACAACAATGCCCTCGCGCCCGAAGAGGTGGTCACGGCGAAATTCCGCCTCGATCCCATGAGCATGGCGACAACGGGATCGCTGTAA
- a CDS encoding DNA polymerase IV, with protein sequence MTPNVHFLCRDCLEEGDGAPKRCPHCGSPRMIRHQELRQLSIAHIDCDSFYASVEKRDNPEIRDKAVIIGGGERGVVATACYIARIRGVKSAMPMFQARKLCPDAVIIRPNMKKYSAVGKEIRARMQALTPLVEPLSIDEAFLDLSGTERLHHAYPALTLARFAREIETSIGITVSVGLSHNKFLAKVASDLEKPRGFSIIGKAETREFLKDKPVSMIWGVGKVSQRNLAEDGYHTIGQLQTADASRLAKRYGVLGLRLVKLANGEDARTVNPESETKSISAETTFSKDLSSAEDLLPILRRLSEDTSNRSKKADLAGRTVTLKLKDNHFKSITRSRSLSDPTQLSDRIYNIGKDLLLKELVNRQAAYRLLGIGISELHPGKFADPPDLVDIQAGKRASAEKAMDLLSSKFGGKIVELGLTLKGKLAREKDGPSARNAIHSAQKPDKDSGLD encoded by the coding sequence ATGACACCAAACGTCCATTTTCTGTGCCGCGACTGCCTTGAAGAGGGAGACGGCGCGCCAAAAAGATGCCCACACTGTGGCTCGCCCCGGATGATCCGGCATCAGGAGCTGCGTCAGCTGTCGATTGCCCATATCGACTGCGACTCCTTCTATGCCTCCGTTGAAAAGCGCGACAATCCCGAAATCAGGGACAAGGCAGTGATCATCGGCGGCGGAGAACGTGGCGTTGTGGCAACAGCCTGCTATATCGCCCGCATACGCGGGGTCAAATCCGCCATGCCGATGTTTCAGGCCAGAAAGCTCTGCCCGGACGCGGTCATCATTCGCCCAAACATGAAGAAATACAGCGCGGTAGGAAAAGAAATTCGCGCAAGAATGCAAGCGCTTACCCCCCTTGTGGAACCGCTTTCCATCGATGAGGCCTTTCTCGATCTGTCCGGCACCGAACGCCTGCACCATGCCTATCCGGCTCTGACGCTGGCCCGCTTTGCCAGGGAGATCGAAACCAGCATCGGCATCACCGTCTCGGTTGGCCTCAGCCATAACAAGTTCCTTGCCAAGGTCGCATCGGATCTGGAAAAGCCGCGCGGCTTCTCCATCATCGGCAAGGCCGAGACCCGAGAATTCCTCAAGGACAAGCCCGTTTCCATGATCTGGGGCGTTGGCAAGGTTTCCCAGCGCAATCTGGCCGAAGACGGCTATCACACCATCGGCCAGCTACAGACCGCCGATGCCAGCAGGCTCGCCAAGCGCTACGGGGTTCTGGGGCTGCGTCTTGTCAAACTGGCAAATGGCGAAGACGCACGCACCGTCAATCCGGAATCTGAGACCAAAAGCATCAGCGCCGAGACCACCTTCAGCAAGGATCTGTCCAGCGCCGAGGATCTGCTGCCCATATTGAGGCGCCTCAGCGAAGATACCTCAAACCGCTCCAAGAAGGCCGATCTGGCAGGCAGGACCGTCACCCTCAAGCTCAAGGACAACCATTTCAAGAGCATCACCCGCAGCCGCTCCCTGTCTGACCCGACCCAGCTGTCAGACAGGATCTACAATATCGGCAAGGATCTGCTGCTCAAGGAGCTTGTCAATCGGCAGGCCGCCTATCGCCTCCTCGGCATCGGCATCAGCGAATTGCATCCGGGCAAATTTGCCGATCCGCCCGATCTGGTCGACATTCAGGCCGGCAAGAGAGCCAGCGCCGAGAAGGCCATGGATCTGCTCAGCAGCAAATTCGGCGGCAAGATAGTCGAACTGGGCCTGACGCTGAAGGGCAAACTGGCCCGCGAGAAGGACGGCCCATCCGCGCGCAACGCAATCCATTCGGCCCAGAAGCCGGACAAGGATAGCGGTTTGGACTGA
- a CDS encoding RidA family protein yields the protein MSGAIEAKLAELGITLPEAAAPAANYVPFVKSGNQLFISGQIPLSASGEKVIGKLGDTMQTEAGQEAAKLCAISLIAQMKAATGDLDKVARVVKLVGFVNSTQDFGDQPAVINGASNFMVDVFGDKGRHARSAVSAASLPFGVAVEVEAIVELAE from the coding sequence ATGTCAGGCGCAATCGAAGCCAAACTTGCAGAACTCGGTATCACCCTTCCAGAAGCAGCCGCTCCGGCAGCCAATTATGTTCCCTTTGTCAAAAGCGGCAATCAGCTGTTCATTTCAGGCCAGATCCCTCTTTCTGCCTCTGGCGAAAAGGTCATCGGCAAACTGGGCGACACCATGCAAACCGAAGCCGGGCAGGAAGCCGCCAAGCTTTGCGCCATCAGCCTCATCGCCCAGATGAAAGCGGCTACCGGCGATCTGGACAAGGTGGCGCGCGTGGTCAAACTGGTTGGTTTTGTCAACTCGACCCAGGATTTTGGCGATCAGCCTGCCGTCATCAATGGCGCCTCCAACTTCATGGTTGACGTCTTTGGCGACAAGGGCCGCCATGCGCGCTCTGCTGTTTCCGCCGCCTCCCTGCCCTTTGGCGTTGCCGTTGAGGTAGAAGCCATCGTTGAGCTGGCCGAATAG
- a CDS encoding GNAT family N-acetyltransferase codes for MPDTPPDSQPDSESAAQPEQADYQLHVVHSMREIGQEQWTACLDDTLSKTKSNPFLSFAFLDALERSGCASEETGWMPHHLVLKDGEGAVLAALPLYLKSHSQGEYVFDHGWADALERAGGQYYPKLQSAIPFTPVNAPKVLTRKGVNEAVAVAAMASGMKQLCERYPISSAHLTFLPEGQKDAFETQGFLVRRDQQFHWINQDYENFEDFLAQLSSRKRKNIRKERKTAQSHGLAIRAKQGDEITEADWDAFFDFYMDTGSRKWGRPYLNRAFFAMIAETMAERILLVLAYEGETAVAGALNFIGGDTLYGRYWGTIGDYPCLHFELCYHQAIEWAIAHNMMCVEAGAQGEHKIARGYVPKTTWSAHWIDHPAFREAIEDYLNRERRAAKAEQDLLNSLTPFKKGDS; via the coding sequence ATGCCCGACACCCCGCCCGATTCCCAGCCCGACTCCGAGTCTGCTGCCCAGCCTGAGCAGGCCGATTACCAGCTCCATGTCGTCCATTCCATGCGGGAAATCGGTCAGGAGCAATGGACGGCCTGTCTTGACGACACCCTCAGCAAGACCAAATCCAATCCATTCCTCTCCTTCGCCTTTCTCGATGCGCTGGAGCGCTCGGGCTGCGCCAGCGAGGAAACCGGCTGGATGCCCCATCATCTGGTCCTCAAGGATGGCGAAGGCGCTGTGCTGGCCGCCCTGCCCCTCTATCTCAAATCCCACAGTCAGGGCGAATATGTTTTCGACCATGGCTGGGCCGATGCGCTGGAACGCGCAGGCGGGCAATATTATCCAAAGCTGCAAAGCGCCATTCCCTTCACACCGGTCAACGCCCCCAAGGTGCTCACCCGCAAGGGCGTCAATGAAGCCGTCGCGGTGGCCGCCATGGCTAGCGGCATGAAGCAGCTTTGCGAGCGTTATCCCATCTCCTCTGCCCATCTGACCTTTCTGCCGGAAGGACAGAAAGACGCATTCGAGACGCAGGGCTTTCTGGTGCGGCGCGATCAGCAGTTCCACTGGATCAATCAGGATTATGAGAATTTCGAGGATTTTCTCGCCCAGCTCTCCTCGCGCAAGCGCAAGAATATCCGCAAGGAAAGAAAGACCGCCCAGAGCCACGGCCTCGCCATCCGCGCCAAACAGGGCGATGAAATCACCGAAGCCGACTGGGATGCCTTTTTTGATTTCTATATGGATACCGGATCGCGCAAATGGGGGCGGCCTTATCTCAACCGCGCATTCTTCGCCATGATCGCCGAAACCATGGCCGAGCGGATCCTTCTGGTTCTGGCCTATGAAGGCGAAACCGCGGTTGCCGGTGCGCTCAATTTCATCGGCGGCGATACCCTTTATGGCCGCTATTGGGGCACGATCGGCGATTATCCCTGCCTGCATTTCGAGCTTTGTTACCATCAGGCCATAGAATGGGCCATCGCGCATAATATGATGTGCGTGGAAGCCGGAGCGCAAGGGGAACACAAGATCGCCCGTGGCTATGTGCCCAAGACCACATGGTCGGCCCACTGGATCGATCATCCCGCCTTCAGGGAAGCCATCGAGGATTATCTCAACCGGGAGCGACGGGCCGCCAAAGCCGAGCAGGACTTGCTCAACAGCCTGACCCCGTTCAAAAAGGGCGACAGCTGA
- a CDS encoding HIT family protein: protein MSSPAYDNDNIFAKILRGEIPCHKIYEDDLTIAFLDVMPKADGHALVLPKNPSRNIFDTAKSDLDAVIATTQKLAKAAMVAFEADGVTVQQNNEGAGGQEVFHLHFHVVPRLEGVALRPQTGKMADNDLLAGHAENYRKALENL, encoded by the coding sequence ATGAGCAGCCCAGCCTATGACAATGACAATATCTTTGCGAAAATCCTGCGTGGCGAAATTCCTTGCCACAAGATTTACGAAGACGATCTAACCATCGCCTTTCTGGATGTGATGCCCAAGGCTGACGGCCATGCCCTCGTGCTGCCGAAAAATCCCTCCCGCAATATTTTCGACACGGCAAAAAGTGACCTTGATGCGGTCATCGCCACGACACAGAAGCTGGCCAAGGCCGCCATGGTCGCCTTTGAGGCCGACGGGGTTACCGTGCAGCAGAATAACGAGGGCGCTGGCGGGCAGGAAGTGTTCCATCTGCATTTCCATGTCGTACCACGCCTTGAAGGCGTTGCCCTGCGGCCGCAAACCGGCAAGATGGCAGACAATGACCTCCTCGCAGGCCATGCGGAGAACTATCGCAAAGCTCTGGAAAATCTCTGA
- a CDS encoding AzlD domain-containing protein: MTLFYDSLDAFWWPYLFVLLGAALPTDMWRWLGVAFAGRLRDNSEWILLARAVANALVAGVITRLILFPTGALTSIPVWIRLVAVAVAVAFYFGVMRNLFVGVLLGAVSLVGLALLCGGAMI; this comes from the coding sequence ATGACGCTTTTCTATGACAGTCTTGACGCCTTCTGGTGGCCCTATCTGTTTGTTCTGCTGGGGGCTGCGCTGCCAACGGACATGTGGCGCTGGCTCGGGGTGGCCTTTGCCGGACGTTTGAGGGATAACAGCGAATGGATATTGCTGGCGCGCGCTGTTGCCAATGCGCTGGTGGCCGGTGTCATCACACGGCTGATCCTGTTTCCGACCGGCGCTCTGACTTCGATCCCCGTCTGGATAAGGCTTGTGGCTGTGGCCGTTGCCGTGGCCTTCTATTTCGGGGTGATGCGCAACCTGTTTGTTGGCGTACTGCTCGGAGCGGTCAGCCTTGTCGGGCTGGCGCTTCTTTGCGGCGGTGCCATGATATGA
- a CDS encoding AzlC family ABC transporter permease produces the protein MSSMKIPDETKLAASDEQLSGFYWYRRGMRNLLSTPAIVLYFSYLGFGSFTYESGVDLYLAMFMTLTAWAIPSNVILIGGILSGTSLLAIFVAVAMASVRMMPMVVSFVPEVRDAGTRRWQLLLVAHFTAITAWVFGMKELPALPRYARMPFFAGFAVSLAVISTGIVALGHGIAGAVPPVIAAALFLMTPLYFILTLPSAARLLSDKLALVFGFLLGPLFALLVPEMGLVLTGLVGGLAAYGIGYWRRHQ, from the coding sequence ATGTCCTCAATGAAAATTCCCGATGAGACGAAGCTTGCGGCGTCTGATGAGCAGCTTTCCGGTTTTTACTGGTATCGCCGCGGCATGCGCAATCTGCTTTCGACGCCTGCCATCGTGCTCTATTTCTCCTATCTCGGTTTTGGCAGCTTCACCTATGAGAGTGGGGTCGATCTGTATCTGGCGATGTTCATGACCCTGACAGCATGGGCCATTCCAAGCAATGTGATCCTGATCGGCGGCATTCTTTCAGGCACCAGCCTGCTGGCCATCTTCGTGGCTGTTGCCATGGCATCGGTGCGGATGATGCCGATGGTGGTTTCTTTCGTGCCGGAGGTGAGAGATGCCGGCACCCGTCGCTGGCAGCTGCTGCTGGTGGCTCATTTCACCGCCATCACCGCTTGGGTGTTCGGCATGAAGGAGCTGCCCGCCCTGCCGCGCTATGCGCGGATGCCCTTCTTTGCCGGTTTTGCTGTCTCTCTGGCGGTGATCAGTACCGGTATTGTGGCTCTGGGGCATGGCATCGCGGGGGCCGTGCCGCCGGTGATCGCTGCGGCGCTTTTCCTGATGACACCGCTTTATTTCATTCTCACACTGCCAAGTGCGGCGCGGTTGCTGTCGGACAAGCTGGCGCTTGTTTTCGGCTTTTTGCTGGGGCCGCTCTTTGCCCTTCTGGTGCCCGAGATGGGGCTGGTGCTGACCGGGCTTGTCGGCGGGCTGGCCGCCTATGGGATCGGCTATTGGAGGCGGCATCAATGA
- a CDS encoding TrkH family potassium uptake protein has product MLSALGILIAALGGMMFFPAIVDLAYQSNDWHAFLGGGSISVGFGVALFLAMRGQEGEWSIRSSILFVNGSWFVLSAFAALPLYFSSLGISYADAYFESASGFTTTGSTVLSGLDSMAPGLLFWRSLMQWLGGLGIVAIGITILPMLGSGGQKLFFLESSEQSDNPYPRIREFAVKIAFVYMFLTAACAFSYFALGMTFFEAVNHAMTTLSTGGYSTSDGSMAHFESVGIYFAGSLFMFFGGLPFLYMIRFFSEDRARDPQIGLYLKGVLIAAVIIFFAKQWLSPGPVIEDFAIALFDVISIVTTTGYGAGDYQEWGALFVVLFLILTFFGACSGSTAGGIKQFRFVIAWLIIKNAVAKLIHPNRIVPMRYGTKVVDDEMAASTLSFIFLFFLTFMVFAIALQLCGLDFVTAMSASATALANVGPGLGPIIGPAGNFSSLPDIAKWLLSIEMILGRLEILSALTILMPAFWRW; this is encoded by the coding sequence GTGCTTTCAGCACTCGGGATATTGATTGCCGCATTGGGCGGGATGATGTTCTTTCCCGCAATTGTCGATTTGGCATATCAGAGCAACGACTGGCACGCCTTTCTTGGTGGCGGCTCCATATCCGTCGGATTTGGTGTGGCGCTGTTTCTGGCCATGCGCGGGCAGGAAGGCGAATGGAGCATTCGCAGCTCTATCCTGTTTGTGAATGGCAGCTGGTTCGTACTCAGTGCCTTTGCCGCCTTGCCGCTCTATTTCTCCTCGCTTGGCATCAGCTATGCGGACGCCTATTTCGAATCGGCATCGGGCTTCACCACCACCGGCTCTACCGTGTTGAGTGGGCTGGACAGCATGGCGCCGGGGCTGCTTTTCTGGCGCTCGCTGATGCAGTGGCTGGGGGGCTTGGGCATCGTTGCCATCGGCATCACCATTCTGCCGATGCTCGGTTCGGGTGGGCAGAAGCTGTTTTTTCTGGAATCCTCCGAGCAGAGCGATAATCCCTATCCGCGTATTCGGGAATTCGCGGTCAAGATCGCCTTTGTCTATATGTTCCTGACGGCGGCCTGTGCCTTCTCCTATTTCGCGCTTGGCATGACCTTCTTTGAGGCGGTCAACCATGCGATGACGACCCTGTCGACGGGGGGATATTCCACCTCCGATGGGTCGATGGCGCATTTCGAAAGTGTGGGGATCTATTTTGCCGGTTCGCTCTTCATGTTTTTTGGTGGCTTGCCCTTCCTTTACATGATCCGCTTCTTCTCGGAAGACCGGGCAAGAGATCCGCAAATCGGGCTCTATCTCAAGGGTGTGCTGATTGCTGCCGTGATCATCTTCTTCGCCAAGCAATGGCTCTCGCCCGGTCCGGTGATCGAGGATTTCGCCATCGCGCTGTTTGACGTCATCTCGATTGTGACGACCACGGGCTATGGTGCGGGAGACTATCAGGAATGGGGCGCACTGTTTGTGGTGCTGTTTCTCATCCTGACCTTCTTTGGTGCCTGTTCTGGCTCGACGGCTGGCGGTATCAAGCAGTTCCGCTTCGTGATCGCATGGCTGATCATCAAGAATGCGGTTGCCAAGCTCATTCATCCCAACCGTATCGTACCGATGCGCTATGGCACGAAGGTGGTGGATGACGAGATGGCTGCGTCCACGCTCAGCTTCATCTTTCTGTTTTTTCTAACCTTCATGGTGTTTGCGATTGCGTTGCAGCTCTGCGGTCTGGACTTTGTGACCGCGATGAGCGCTTCGGCCACGGCGCTGGCGAATGTGGGCCCCGGCCTTGGCCCGATCATTGGCCCTGCGGGCAATTTCAGCAGTCTGCCTGATATCGCCAAATGGCTGTTGAGCATCGAGATGATACTCGGGCGACTGGAAATCCTGTCCGCTCTGACCATTCTGATGCCTGCATTCTGGCGCTGGTAA
- a CDS encoding SgcJ/EcaC family oxidoreductase, protein MTHQALRSVIKAADRAISAEDFDSLMDFYAEDATLVVKPGKTVQGKARIREAFEAIAEHFKHRLTVRQGEMEVMEGADTALVIMKSFLDTVDADGWDLTLVRRASYVFKRSEGGRWLCTVDNSYGTDLLDA, encoded by the coding sequence ATGACCCATCAAGCATTACGATCAGTGATAAAGGCTGCAGACCGGGCAATCTCGGCTGAGGATTTTGACAGCCTGATGGATTTTTATGCCGAAGACGCGACGCTGGTCGTCAAGCCCGGCAAGACAGTGCAGGGCAAAGCGCGCATCAGGGAGGCTTTCGAAGCCATCGCCGAGCATTTCAAGCATCGTCTGACCGTACGGCAGGGGGAAATGGAAGTCATGGAAGGGGCGGACACCGCGCTGGTGATCATGAAGAGCTTCCTTGATACGGTGGATGCCGATGGTTGGGATCTGACGCTGGTGCGTCGCGCCAGCTATGTCTTCAAGCGTTCCGAGGGCGGCAGATGGCTCTGCACCGTTGACAATTCCTATGGCACGGACCTGCTTGATGCATGA